In Borrelia hispanica CRI, the sequence CTCCTAAATTACCACTAGCATCTTTAATACCATTAGCTGCTTCCTTTGCTCCTTCTACTATTTTATTCAATGTACCACTAATAAACTGCTCAACAACTGTTTTAACTTTTTCATATTGCCCATTCTTTTCTAAAATTTCATTTAACTTTGCTTTAGTAGTTTGCATAGTCTCCTCAATATCACTAAAATATTCCCCTATCTCACTCTTCTTTGTTTCCGCCTTTATCCCCAATGTCCCTGTAACCATATCCCCAAAACTCATAAAAACTTCCAAAATCCTTTACCTAAATTTATCATTGACCCTAAAAATTGATTCTTTGATTTCTCTGCTTCTAACATCCTCATTATTACACCCCCATCACCATTACTCCCTTAACTAACATTCTTGATCTTCCCTTCTCTCTCCTCTTTTCCGTTCTATGAAGGATTAGAAACCAAATACACATTATAAAAACACTATTTATATATTATATAACACATATAATACTGCAAATTAATAAAGAGAGCTTGATTGCTCTCTTCACTAATATTCCTACTTAACAATTTTAAACTATATTGAAATATTACTGTTGACCTACTGTTTTCGACTCTCTTGCCTTATCCACTTCTTGCTTTACTTTCCCCAAAACATTCTTTACTATCTTTTTAATTACATCTTCCACCGCTACTAATAGTTTATTTGCCGCAGTCACTCCTGCTGACTGTACCGCTTTTTCATCGCTATTTCCATTATGTGCAGCTAATTTACCTTCTTTAACCAATGCTCTCAACGCTATTCCCCCTGCTACTGCTGCTGCTTTTGCTGCCTCTTTTGCTAAATTAGCTGCAGTACCTCCTACTGCAAATTCCAATGGAGTTGTCTCTGCAGTTGCAGCTGCTCCTATTTGTACAGCTTTTTCTTCTCCTGATTTAACTATAGACTCTAATATTTCTTCTCCACTAACTGCTGATACTATTGCTGCTGCTTTACCTGAATCTCCTTCTGTTGCATTAGCACTTGTTGCTAAAACTTTAGCCCCATTCTCTGGATTAGTTCCTCCTATTGATGCTTGACCCAATGTCAACTTACTTTCCTTCAGATCCTCAATACCTTCTGTCTTAGCTGCTTTTATTATCCCTGTCAATGCATGATGTACCTTCTTTAATACATCTGTATTTGCTGCAACTCCCTGCTTGTTATCACTTTTTACCTCACCTACTAAACTAGAATCACCTATCCCTTTTAAAAAATCTAAATGACCTTTTAATGTAGATAAAACTCCCTTAGCCACTTCAACTGCACTTCTAATCGATAAAGCTATT encodes:
- a CDS encoding variable large family protein, coding for MKEKKEIGKKEECISEYREKGREKGSKRIVKGIMVMVMMVVMGCNSGGVKGEGTGGGDGRGLSGAMMEVGRSAENAFYAFMGLIADTLGFTAKATTKKSEVGEYFSSLGAKLGEASAELEAVARKSEGEGSKDKPIALSIRSAVEVAKGVLSTLKGHLDFLKGIGDSSLVGEVKSDNKQGVAANTDVLKKVHHALTGIIKAAKTEGIEDLKESKLTLGQASIGGTNPENGAKVLATSANATEGDSGKAAAIVSAVSGEEILESIVKSGEEKAVQIGAAATAETTPLEFAVGGTAANLAKEAAKAAAVAGGIALRALVKEGKLAAHNGNSDEKAVQSAGVTAANKLLVAVEDVIKKIVKNVLGKVKQEVDKARESKTVGQQ